The Solanum lycopersicum chromosome 6, SLM_r2.1 genome has a window encoding:
- the LOC101248305 gene encoding uncharacterized protein encodes MAGACKKRDIGLIYGTLGATKYLVNCKFYGSTFNGGIIRHKQHLVGGFKNGKQCTACPSEIREEVRANNPKFQVRQPEEYIDIDDLDQMDDYEEMIPPSITQKISSSSSGGASSTPRIVTRGPLNLYFTQKSTQKGGFKKGGGIDETKKILRERAISAFAIWMYDVGIHFNCINHKSFDKFIEAIGQHGPGMKPPTFHEVRVTHLKKEVEKVEKIVDEHKVQWTKFGCSIMMDKWTAQNGKMIINILVNSPIGSVFLGSVDASNESTDSIKMYILFENTIKRIGPKNIVQVVTDNASENVKAGSMMMGAYPHIYWTPCAAHFINLIFGDIFKVKPYSSVFKKAIRIHSYISQRPLLLNLMRKFTKERNLVKPAKTRFAMAFLTLRAIQYIKNRHMAAAAGGGRQAAAAAASAWQAATAAAA; translated from the exons ATGGCGGGTGCTTGCAAAAAGAGGGACATTGGATTGATTTATGGCACTCTAGGAGCGACGAAATATTTGgttaattgtaaattttatgGGAGTACTTTTAATGGTGGAATAATTCGACACAAACAACATTTAGTGGGTGGTTTCAAGAATGGTAAACAATGTACCGCTTGTCCGTCGGAGATTAGAGAAGAAGTAAGGGCTAATAATCCCAAATTTCAAGTGAGGCAGCCGGAAGAATATATTGATATTGATGATCTTGATCAAATGGATGATTATGAGGAAATGATACCTCCCTCCATAACTCAAAAGATATCTTCTAGTTCTAGTGGAGGTGCATCATCCACCCCACGGATTGTGACGAGAGGCCCTTTGAATCTCTATTTTACACAGAAATCAACACAAAAAGGAGGCTTTAAAAAAGGAGGAGGAATTgatgaaacaaagaaaatactaaGAGAGCGTGCGATAAGTGCTTTTGCAATTTGGATGTATGATGTGGGGATCCATTTTAATTGCATCAATCACAAatcatttgataaatttattgaGGCGATAGGACAACATGGCCCCGGAATGAAGCCTCCTACATTCCATGAAGTTAGAGTCACTCACCTAAAAAAAGAGGTGGAGAAAGTAGAAAAAATTGTTGATGAGCATAAAGTGCAATGGACAAAATTTGGATGTTCCATTATGATGGACAAATGGACGGCACAAAATGGTAAaatgatcatcaatattttggtgaattCTCCAATCGGTAGTGTATTTCTTGGTTCTGTTGATGCTAGCAATGAATCTACCGATTCCATCAAAATGTACATACTATTTGAAAACACTATTAAAAGAATTGGGCCAAAAAATATTGTACAAGTTGTCACTGATAATGCTAGTGAGAATGTTAAGGCGGGAAGTATGATGATGGGTGCGTACCCACACATTTATTGGACTCCATGTGCTGCTCATTTCATAAACTTGATATTTGGTGACATATTCAAGGTTAAGCCATATTCTTCCG TTTTTAAGAAGGCCATCAGAATCCATTCTTACATTAGTCAAAGGCCATTGTTGTTAAACTTGATGAGAAAATTCACCAAAGAAAGAAATTTGGTGAAACCGGCCAAGACAAGATTTGCAATGGCATTCTTAACTTTGAGAGCTAT acaatacataaaaaatagaCATATGGCGGCTGCGGCTGGTGGCGGCAGGCAGGCGGCGGCTGCGGCTGCGAGTGCCTGGCAGGCGGCGACGGCGGCTGCCGCCTGA